From the genome of Alkalimarinus coralli:
ACAAGACAGACTGTACATGGATGGATATCGGCACCCCCGAACGGCTGGCGCAGCTCAATCAGCACATATTATCGGGCAGTTCGGCGAGTTAATATTTAACAAGGTACCTTACGGTGCTCTCATGCCAGGGGCATTCACTTTAAGCCAACCGCGAACCCTCTGAGTCAAGGTGCTTACCGGCAGCGACTTCACCTCCATAATCGGCAGCCTTACCTGAGAGTAGCCACTGTAGTTATACCTTTTAGCCTGCCCCAGTCTTTGCCTGCCATTTTCAGCACTCGTGCGAGAGGATGAGTCCACCAGATCAAGCATCTTAAGTGAAAAATCTTCACCAAGTGCTGCCGTAAACCCTGCCTGCGGGCCATCCCGCAGCTGCGCATCAATCCAAACCATGCTCATACCCTGCTCTGGCAACAGACCTCGATTGCCCGCCAGATAATCCAGCAGCCCCTGCGCCCCCTGTTTGTAGCCAATAATTACGATATTTTGGTAATTCTTTTGTGCCGCATGTTCAAGAGCCGCCCTAAGCCTCATCTGCACCCTCTCTTCGAACGTTATGCCAGAAGGTTTGGCCGCTTTCTCATCTGCGGAGATATCAATTAAATCTTCTCCGGTTTCGCTTCCTGCCTCTTCACCGGTCGCTTCGGATGCTTCATTTTCGGCTGCGGTCACCGCCGTGTTATCTGGCTCCTCTTCAGTCTGACCGCCGGTATCTTCTGCGCCATCATCACCCTCTTTACCTCCCTCTTCACTGCTTTCAGCATTGCTGGCATCTGCTATTTTGAAATATCGACCTGAATAACGCGGTGCAGCCTCATTGCCCGGAACGGCTTCCGCCAACTTCACCGGTATTTCTCTTTCTGGAACGGGCCGGTCATTTTCGTAGGGCAACATAATAGACAATGTATACCAGCCGTCATCCGTTAACAGAGTTCTCAGCGGCTTAATCACCTGAGGCCAATCAGGGTGTTGGTCTGCGCCATGCAAAAAAATCACTGCCCCCTGCGGCTCGGGAGTATTCTCATATAGCTCCAAAGCGAGAAATGAGCTGGCGCTGCCCCCTTTACCTTCTGGGCTATCCAACCAAACAACCTGCTTTCTCACACTCTCATCAGCCAGCGCCGCCTGCTCTATTGACTCCGGTAACAAGTGAACTCTCTTTGGGCTGTCAGGCTCCTTTGAAGCACTACTTTCAGCGCCACCAGAACTTTCAGGCCCATCAGATTCTGCACCAGGCACCACCTCGCGCTCTTCTTCCCCTCCTTCCTCTTCACCATAGAGAGGTGCAGACAAACAGCAGCATAGTGCAAATAAAGTAACTGAAAACCGAAACCGTTGAACCAACATCAAGCGAAATGTCCTTTTAGGTCATAATTGTTCTTATTAATCTCAAATGCCTCTTTCAAGAGGGCAATTTAGCGGTATAGAGGATTACTATTTCAACTCATTACGTTAGAATATCGCAAATTTTATCTATATAGGGTAGCAGGTCAGCGCAACCCGGACTCCACCCTTATTTTTAATGCTTTCAACACTATTCAACAAAAGAGACTCTCATGCCTGAATTTAAAATTGCTCCTTCTATTTTATCGGCTGATTTTGCAAAACTTGGAGAAGAAGTTGACAACGTGCTGAGTTCCGGCGCAGATATCGTCCATTTTGATGTCATGGATAATCACTATGTGCCCAACCTCACCATTGGCCCCATGGTCTGTCAGGCATTAAGAAAGCACGGCGTAACAGCCCCTATAGACGCACATCTGATGGTTAAGCCAGTAGATGACATGATCCGGTCATTCATAGACGCTGGCGCGACCTATATCACCTTTCACCCGGAAGCATCCGAGCATATTGACCGTTCACTACAACTAATCCGCGACGGCGGCTGCAAAGCCGGGTTGGTTTTTAACCCCGCGACACCGCTTCACTACATGGACTATGTTATGGACAAACTCGACATGGTGCTGCTTATGTCAGTCAACCCCGGGTTCGGAGGGCAGAAGTTTATCCCTGGCACCCTGGATAAGCTTCGGTTAGCCAGGGAAAAAATAGATCAAAGTGGTCGCGCCATTCGACTTGAAATAGACGGAGGTGTAACCATCAACAATATTCGTGAGATTGCGGAAGCCGGAGCCGACACATTTGTAGCAGGTTCAGCGATTTTTAACACCGATAACTACAAAACGACGATTGATGCGATGAGAGAGCAGCTAGCGCTGGCCAACAGCACCCAGGCTTAAGCCTGTTTAAGCATTAACACGTTATTCAGTCATCGCTCGCAGCCTCAGGACAGTTAAATGACAGCACTCGAAACCTTGTTCCCCAACAACTCACCGAAACTGGTCATGTTCGACCTGGATGGGACGCTGGTTGACAGCATTCCAGACCTTGCTGCGGCTATTGATCACATGCTGCACCATCTTGATCGAACAGCCGCAGGTGAGGACAAGGTACGTTTATGGGTCGGCAATGGCGCTTCAACGCTGGTAAAACGCGCTCTTGCTGACAGCATGGGCACAACAGACCTCGATAGCATTCCTGATGACATATACGAAGAGGGCTTTCGTCATTTTCTGATCCAGTACCACAAAGTCAATGGCAACAACAGCGTACTCTACCCGGGCGTTATCGAGATACTCAATAAACTGGCGGCTGATGAGTGCATTTTGGCCATTGTCACGAATAAACCCGGCCGCTTTACTGAACAGCTGCTTGACAAGCTCGGCATTCACTTCAACTATGTGATTAGTGGAGACACGCTGGAAAACAAAAAACCTGCACCAGATCAGTTGGTTTATTGCATGCAAGAAGCAAACTGCTCAGCCGCTGAGAGTGTCATGATCGGCGATTCAAAAAGTGATGTTATGGCCGCGAGAACAGCGGGAGTGCCCGTGATCTGCGTAAGTTATGGTTATAACCATGGGGAAAGCATACATGACACCTCGCCCGATGCAGTTATTGATTCACTCATAGAGCTGCTGTAACCTATCGGCGTCAAGTTATAGCAGACCATGACAAGACTTGGTATCTTGTTAAATTCATTCAAACGAGTCTATTTTCTGGAGTATTCTGAAGTGCAGAACACAACAAATAACAACTTTAACCGGCTTGGCGATAGGTTTGTCGCCCGATGGCGTAGGTAACAAAACGCTGATAGAAAGGCTTTCAGCTAAAATACCGTTAAAGTTCGATATTTAAGCGACGCTCTGCCCACCAAAGGATCAACGAGCGTGTCGTAGTGACAAGCATAACTGCCGTAACAAGCAGTAAAGGATACAACATGACACCAGAACAGTTCGACCACCTCGCTAAAGAGGGGTTTAATCGCATACCCGTCACCCGGGAAGTTTTAGCTGATCTTGACACACCTCTCAGCAGTTACTTAAAACTTGCCAGCGGCCCCTATTCATACTTATTAGAGTCAGTACAAGGGGGCGAGAAATGGGGGCGTTACTCTATTATTGGCCTGCCTTGTCGAAAGATATTGAAAGTATCAGGCCAGCAAATCACCATCTCCCTGGACGGTAAGGTGGTAGAGTCTTACGAAGTCGCTGACCCACTTGAATTTATCGAGCAGTTTCAAAAACGCTATCGCGCAGCAGATCTGCCTGATCTGCCTCGCTTTAATGGCGGGCTGGTCGGTTACTTTGGTTACGATACCGTTCGATATATAGAACCCAAATTATCGGGTAAAGCGCCCCATGACCCGCTTCAGACGCCAGACATTCTGCTAATGGTCTCTGAGGATGTCGTGGTATTTGATAACCTCAGCGGAAAGCTGATACTGATTCACCATGCAGACCCTGCGGACGAGAATGCTTACGAAAACGCGCAACAAGCACTCGACCAACTGGTTTACAAACTCCGCACCGTCTCTACCTCATCGCTTGAGAAGCAAGTAGCACCAATCGAGGTAACTGAAAGTGACTTTATTTCAGGTTTTACCCAAACCAGCTTCGAGTCATCTGTTGAAAAAATAAAAGAGTACATTTTATCTGGCGATATCATGCAAACCGTTATCGCACAGCGCATGTCGATACCCTACGAAGCAGAGCCGCTGGATCTATACCGCGCTCTGCGCTGCTTAAACCCATCGCCTTATATGTATTTCCTGAATCTGGATGAGTTTTACATTGTCGGCTCGTCCCCTGAGATTCTGGCACGGGTTGAGGATAACGAAGTCACCGTAAGACCCATAGCAGGCACCCGCAAAAGAGGCGCAACCGAAGAGCAGGATCAAGCGCTTGAGAAAGAGCTGTTAGCCGACCCTAAAGAGATCGCTGAACACCTGATGTTGATTGACTTGGGACGAAATGATGCAGGCCGCGTCAGCCAAACCGGCACCGTTAGAGTCACCGATAATATGGTGGTTGAGAGATACTCCCATGTGATGCACATTGTCTCCAATGTAAAAGGCCAGCTTAAAGAAGGGGTATCCCCTATTGATGTGCTTAAGGCCACACTTCCCGCAGGAACCCTCAGTGGCGCACCAAAAATCAGAGCAATGGAAATTATCGACGAACTGGAGCCGGTAAAACGGGGAGTATACGGAGGCGCTGTAGGCTATCTGTCATGGAATGGCAACATGGATACCGCTATCGCTATTCGAACAGCCGTTATAAAAGACAAAACCTTACATATACAAGCAGGTGCTGGCGTAGTCGCAGACTCGATCCCCAAACTGGAATGGAAAGAGACAATGAACAAGGGACGCGCCATATTTAAAGCGGTTGCGATGGCAACCAAAGGGCTGGACGGCTAATGACAGGGCAGGCTCAACCTGCTCTACTCGGCTAAATTTAATATGACTGGAGCAACTTATGCTTCTTATGATCGACAACTATGATTCGTTCACCTATAACGTAGTGCAATATTTAGGTGAATTAGGTGCAGATGTTCAGGTTTATCGCAATGATGAAATTACCATTGAGCAGATAAACGAACTCAAACCAGAAAAAATTGTGATATCTCCAGGCCCTTGCACCCCCAATGAAGCGGGCATATCCATGAAGGTGATAGAGACCTTTGCTGGCAAACTTCCTATTTTAGGGATATGCCTGGGCCATCAAAGTCTTGGCCAGGTGTTCGGCGCGAAAATTGTTCGCGCCGGGCAAGTCATGCATGGTAAAACCTCTATGATCCATCATAGCAATGCGGGGGTATTTAAAGGCCTTAGCAACCCATTTGAAGCCACCCGTTATCACTCTCTGGTAATCTGCAAAAACCACATTCCTGACTGTCTGGAGGTAACCGCATGGACAGAAAATCAGGATGGCAGTATGGAAGAAATTATGGGCGTCAGGCACAAAACGCTGGATATTGAAGGGGTTCAGTTTCACCCTGAATCTATTCTGACTCAACACGGCCATGACCTGCTTAAAAACTTTTTGGATAAATAGCGTCGTTTGCAAGCCGGTTAGGCTTGTAATCATCTTAGAAGAATAATGATTGGAGCCTCATCCATGGATATCAAAACTGCACTCAATGCCGTTGTCGAACGCCGAGATCTTTCTACAGAAGAGATGAAGGTGGTAATGCAACAGATTATGACCGGCCAGGCAACAGACGCCCAGATTGGCGGGTTCCTGATCGGCCTGCGCATGAAAGGCGAAAGTATTGACGAAATAGCAGGGGCAGCAGAGGTGATGCGGGCGCTTGCTACCAAGGTTTCAATTACCGGCGATCACCTTGTAGACACCTGCGGAACAGGCGGAGACGGATCCAACCTTTTTAACGTCTCAACAGCCAGTGCATTTGTCGTCGCAGCGGCAGGAGGCCAAGTTGCAAAGCATGGTAACCGCAGTGTGAGTAGCAGCACAGGCAGCGCCGACGTACTAGAAGCTGCGGGCATTAACCTGAATATATCTGCCGCCGAAGTTGCACGCTGTGTTGATGAAATTGGCGTAGGTTTTATGTTTGCGCCAGCCCACCACAGTGCAATGAAGCACGCGATTGGGCCACGAAAAGAGATGGGGTTGAGAACCATCTTTAATATGCTTGGCCCAATGACAAACCCTGCTGGCGTCAAAAATCAGGTGATTGGTGTATTTAGCCAAGCGCTATGCCGACCAATGGCAGAAGTACTTAAGCGGCTCGGCAGCGAGCATGTACTGGTTGTGCACTCCGCAGATGGGTTAGATGAAATCAGTATCGCCAACGAAACCCATATTGCTGAACTAAAGAATGGCGAGATAACGGAATATACCATCAAGCCAGAAGACTTCGGCATCAAGAGCAAAAGCCTTATCGGGCTAAGCGTTGACAGCGCGCAACAAAGCCTTGCACTGATCAAGTCAGCCCTTGGCAAAGACCATTCAGGCAACGCCAATAACGCACGTGATATCATCACATTAAATGCAGGCGCAGCCATTTACGCTGCCAACCTTGCAGAAACACTCGATCAAGGTATAGCCATGGCAGCGGATGCAATTGGCAGCGGCCTGGCGCTGGCAAAGATAAATGATTTAGCCAGCTTCACCACCTTATTAAAAGACTAAAGGTTTAATCACGAAAATGAGCAGCTCTGATAGCACTCCGACTATTTTGAAAAAAATCGTCGCACGCAAATGGGAAGAAGTTAAAGAACGGCAGCAGACGCTATCGCTGGCAAACTGCAAGTCAATGGCGTTTGACCAACCTCAAACCAGAGGGTTTGTTAATGCCATTTCTGAAAACATCAATAATGGTAAGCCTGCGGTTATTGCAGAAATTAAAAAAGCATCACCCAGTAAAGGGGTTATCAGAGAGGACTTCATCCCGGAAGCGATTGCGCAAAGTTATGAGTCTGCGGGCGCGGCTTGCTTATCGGTACTGACCGATCATGACTTCTTTCAAGGGCATGAGGACTACCTGAAACAAGCAAGAAACGCTTGTTCATTACCCGTTATTCGAAAAGATTTTATGGTTGACCCTTACCAGATATTTGAAAGCAGGATAATTGGTGGTGACTGCATTCTATTAATTGCAGCCTGCCTGAGCAAAGGGCAAATGCAAGACCTTGCAGGCCTTGCAGATGAAGTGGGGCTTGATGTTCTGGTTGAAGTACACAACGCACAGGAGCTGGAAAGCGCACTAACACTTAATACAAAGCTATTAGGCATTAACAACCGGGATTTACACTCATTTGAGGTCTCTCTCAACACCACATTTGATCTGCTGAAAAGTATCCCTGAAGATCGTATTGTTGTCACAGAGAGTGGAATCAACACTATTGACGATGTTCGCCTGATGCAGCAGCACAATGTAAACAGTTTTCTGGTAGGCGAGTCATTTATGCGTGCAGAGAACCCTGGCGAGAAGCTATCCGAGCTATTTTTCTAACCTGTAGCCAGTCAAACCATGAGTCGCAATGTTTGATGGATCGAATATCCATAGAGCATAGTGACTCCTCCTTATTTGCCTCGCCCTTTACTCGCGTCGTCCTTTACTTACTGGCTCCCTTCCAAACATCTCCTTTATTTAAGCACTAAATAGCGCTTATTCGAGCTATCGTTCGTTATTATTTGAACTATAGTTAAAGATTAAACGACTTACTTAATGTTCAACCCTACTACCTGCGCTAAACCTGCTGGTTAGCTCTCAATTTGTACGCTTTATCACAATGGACGTCTAGTTTGCTGTTCAATAACACTAAAAAGAATCTATCCATAACCTTAAAAATTGTCATTATGACATCCTGCATACTGGCAATAGCCGTTGCACTGTCAGACTGGCTGGTTTTTAAAAGCGCAAAAGAGTTGATACTTAGCTCTACCTTAAAAAGGATGGAGGGCACGCTATCACTCGAAATTGAAAGGATTACCCGCGAGATTGATGAAACCCGAGACCAGGCCCAGCAACTAGCGAACTCGCCTATCGTGCAAGGTTTTCTCTTTGCCCGTGAAAACCAACAATATGATCCGAAAACAGAGTCGACTGAAGGTGAGTGGCGCCGTCGCTTAGAAGAACATTTCTCAAGGCTTATTGAGTCCAAGCGTTACCTGCAAGTAAGGCTCATTGATACCGAAACCGGACGCGAGCTGGTAAGAGTAAATCACCCCAAAAAAGGCCTAATACCCGAGCCTGTGCGCGGGGACAATCTGCAGAATAAAAGTGATACGCGCTATGTCATAAATGGCCGCGAGCTAAAAAATGGCGAAGTCTATATTTCTGATATCACCCTCAATCGTGAGAGCGGGAAGCTGGAAGAGCCCTATCAACCGACTCAGCGAATTGTGGCTCCGGTTTTTTTTGATGCCGACACGTTTACGTCGGGCACCAGTTTATCAGGGCTGGAGCTGGCAGAGCAGCTTCGCAGTTATGGTCAACAGCGCACCCTCGCAGCCATGCGCATCGCCCAATCAGGAAACCTTGCGTGGCATAGTCGCTACGAACAAACCATCCATAAGCTTAATATCATTCTCGACAAGCTTGAGTACATGTCCCCCGAGGAAGGGGGCATATTGTTAAAAAAACTCAGATTACACCACTCAAATCTTCAGAAAGCTGAACAACGTGTAATTGACACGGCAAGCTTTGGGCAGCTTATCAATGCCACCCGCGAAATTATTGGTGAAAGCTACTGGTCAAGAAAAGAAGCATTCAAAAATACTCTTGAAGAGTTGATTTTAACCTTTGAGAGTGAATACATTACCTCCAACTATAAGCGCAGGTCAAAAGCACTGCTGGTTATCAACACCAATGCCAGCATGCTTCTACAAACACTTGAAAACAAGCGCTCTGAGACGATAATGCTCGTTAATGCCAAAGGGCAATATATCTATCATCCAGACAAGAGCAAACGTTGGATATTTGAACATGACCCCGCCACTCGGGACATACGTCACGACGAGCCATGGGTCTGGCAAGCCATTTCAGAAACACACAATACCCGCCTCTCATTTGATGAGCATGGCGAACTGCACATTACGGGTAAAGTACTTTTTACCAACAATGATCGACACCGTTTCTTGGGGCTGGTTGTCACCCGCACAAAAGAAGACGTATTAGCCCCGATCGAGGCATTCAAAGCCCAGTCTATCTACTCCGCGATTCTGGCAATCATATTATCAGGGTTGGCAATCGCCGTGTTTACCCATCGTCAGCTCAAACCAATCACCTTGCTGACCGAGCAGGCCAAGCAAATCACAGCAGGAAGTAGCAGCACTACCTTGAGCATCCCAGGCGCCAAAGGTGAAGTTAAAACCATGGTTAGTGCTTTTGAGACGCTGATTTCACAGCTGCAGCAGCAGACTCAGGAAGCCAATGAAAACGCCAGAGCCGTATCTCAGCTTGCCGAAACACTTGATCTGCGCGTTAAAGAGCGGACCGCCCAGTTGGCGGAATCAATGCACAAAGCAGAGGCCGCCTCTGTTGCTAAAAGCCAGTTTCTGGCGACGATGAGCCATGAAATTCGCACGCCGATGAATGGCGTGCTGGGAATGGCCCAGCTCTTAGCCAAGAGCGACCTTACCTCCCAGCAACAGTATTACCTGAA
Proteins encoded in this window:
- a CDS encoding DUF3530 family protein, which translates into the protein MLVQRFRFSVTLFALCCCLSAPLYGEEEGGEEEREVVPGAESDGPESSGGAESSASKEPDSPKRVHLLPESIEQAALADESVRKQVVWLDSPEGKGGSASSFLALELYENTPEPQGAVIFLHGADQHPDWPQVIKPLRTLLTDDGWYTLSIMLPYENDRPVPEREIPVKLAEAVPGNEAAPRYSGRYFKIADASNAESSEEGGKEGDDGAEDTGGQTEEEPDNTAVTAAENEASEATGEEAGSETGEDLIDISADEKAAKPSGITFEERVQMRLRAALEHAAQKNYQNIVIIGYKQGAQGLLDYLAGNRGLLPEQGMSMVWIDAQLRDGPQAGFTAALGEDFSLKMLDLVDSSSRTSAENGRQRLGQAKRYNYSGYSQVRLPIMEVKSLPVSTLTQRVRGWLKVNAPGMRAP
- the rpe gene encoding ribulose-phosphate 3-epimerase translates to MPEFKIAPSILSADFAKLGEEVDNVLSSGADIVHFDVMDNHYVPNLTIGPMVCQALRKHGVTAPIDAHLMVKPVDDMIRSFIDAGATYITFHPEASEHIDRSLQLIRDGGCKAGLVFNPATPLHYMDYVMDKLDMVLLMSVNPGFGGQKFIPGTLDKLRLAREKIDQSGRAIRLEIDGGVTINNIREIAEAGADTFVAGSAIFNTDNYKTTIDAMREQLALANSTQA
- a CDS encoding phosphoglycolate phosphatase; the protein is MTALETLFPNNSPKLVMFDLDGTLVDSIPDLAAAIDHMLHHLDRTAAGEDKVRLWVGNGASTLVKRALADSMGTTDLDSIPDDIYEEGFRHFLIQYHKVNGNNSVLYPGVIEILNKLAADECILAIVTNKPGRFTEQLLDKLGIHFNYVISGDTLENKKPAPDQLVYCMQEANCSAAESVMIGDSKSDVMAARTAGVPVICVSYGYNHGESIHDTSPDAVIDSLIELL
- the trpE gene encoding anthranilate synthase component I, with the translated sequence MTPEQFDHLAKEGFNRIPVTREVLADLDTPLSSYLKLASGPYSYLLESVQGGEKWGRYSIIGLPCRKILKVSGQQITISLDGKVVESYEVADPLEFIEQFQKRYRAADLPDLPRFNGGLVGYFGYDTVRYIEPKLSGKAPHDPLQTPDILLMVSEDVVVFDNLSGKLILIHHADPADENAYENAQQALDQLVYKLRTVSTSSLEKQVAPIEVTESDFISGFTQTSFESSVEKIKEYILSGDIMQTVIAQRMSIPYEAEPLDLYRALRCLNPSPYMYFLNLDEFYIVGSSPEILARVEDNEVTVRPIAGTRKRGATEEQDQALEKELLADPKEIAEHLMLIDLGRNDAGRVSQTGTVRVTDNMVVERYSHVMHIVSNVKGQLKEGVSPIDVLKATLPAGTLSGAPKIRAMEIIDELEPVKRGVYGGAVGYLSWNGNMDTAIAIRTAVIKDKTLHIQAGAGVVADSIPKLEWKETMNKGRAIFKAVAMATKGLDG
- a CDS encoding anthranilate synthase component II, whose product is MLLMIDNYDSFTYNVVQYLGELGADVQVYRNDEITIEQINELKPEKIVISPGPCTPNEAGISMKVIETFAGKLPILGICLGHQSLGQVFGAKIVRAGQVMHGKTSMIHHSNAGVFKGLSNPFEATRYHSLVICKNHIPDCLEVTAWTENQDGSMEEIMGVRHKTLDIEGVQFHPESILTQHGHDLLKNFLDK
- the trpD gene encoding anthranilate phosphoribosyltransferase produces the protein MDIKTALNAVVERRDLSTEEMKVVMQQIMTGQATDAQIGGFLIGLRMKGESIDEIAGAAEVMRALATKVSITGDHLVDTCGTGGDGSNLFNVSTASAFVVAAAGGQVAKHGNRSVSSSTGSADVLEAAGINLNISAAEVARCVDEIGVGFMFAPAHHSAMKHAIGPRKEMGLRTIFNMLGPMTNPAGVKNQVIGVFSQALCRPMAEVLKRLGSEHVLVVHSADGLDEISIANETHIAELKNGEITEYTIKPEDFGIKSKSLIGLSVDSAQQSLALIKSALGKDHSGNANNARDIITLNAGAAIYAANLAETLDQGIAMAADAIGSGLALAKINDLASFTTLLKD
- the trpC gene encoding indole-3-glycerol phosphate synthase TrpC, which translates into the protein MSSSDSTPTILKKIVARKWEEVKERQQTLSLANCKSMAFDQPQTRGFVNAISENINNGKPAVIAEIKKASPSKGVIREDFIPEAIAQSYESAGAACLSVLTDHDFFQGHEDYLKQARNACSLPVIRKDFMVDPYQIFESRIIGGDCILLIAACLSKGQMQDLAGLADEVGLDVLVEVHNAQELESALTLNTKLLGINNRDLHSFEVSLNTTFDLLKSIPEDRIVVTESGINTIDDVRLMQQHNVNSFLVGESFMRAENPGEKLSELFF